The following DNA comes from Naumovozyma castellii chromosome 4, complete genome.
GGTCCTGTTCGCTCAATTGCAACGAGAGTGCGTCAATAGACTCCTGTGCCCTCTGGATACTGTTGACACCGACGATCGGGTAGCAGCCCTTGTGCAGAAGCCATGCTAGCGAGATCTGTGCCATGGAAACACCCTTCTCCACAGATAACTGTTCTACACGGTTAATAATCTCTTTGTCCCTTGCAGTTAATTTCTTTACCTTGGGATCATCGCTCTTGGTTCTCGCACTGACTTGGCCCAAAGGTCTAGCTAGTAGTCCACCTGCATTCGGGTAGAATGGTGTTAGGGCAATATTATGTCTCTTAGCAAATGGAATCACTTCTCTTTCGTCCTCTCTATATAACAAATTGTACTGACTTTGCCAGTTAATAAATTGGTGCCATCCATTCAATTGCGCCACGAATTGATACTCTGCAAATTGAGTCCCCAACATCCGAGATGCACCCAAATATCTAACTTGTCCCAATTCAACAACATCATTTAAGGCTCTCATGGTCTCCTCCATGGGGGTCTCCGCATCGAATCGATGAATTTGCAAAACATCAATGTACGTCCCCAATCTCTCCACAGAACGTGCCACACCATCCATAATATGTTTACGTGACAGTCCCCTCTGGTTAATCACATCCAATTGCACCCCGGCATCCGCAAGATTGATATTCTGAGGCACATCAATGGCTTCATCCACTGCAAAGAAAATCTTAGACATGATAACGACTGTTTCTCTCCTAATCGAGTATCGCTTCAGAAATTCACAAATTAATCTTTCACTGAGACCATTACTGTACTGATCCGCCGTATCGAACGTCCTTATACCCTGATCAtaacaaaatttcatcaagGCAAATACTTCTTCCTTATCCTCCAAAAGCCACGAGTTCCACGCCTTGGATCCAAACGTCATGCATCCGAGAATGATGGGCGAGATGCGTAATCCACTGTTACCGAAACGAACTTGCTTGACTAGTCCCATTGTTGGTTACGCTCATTGAAGGGGAGAGGGGAATGGACTTTGGGCTTCCACTCAAGAATCTCTTGTTTATATAGTCTCTGGCTATCCGGTCCACTGTACTCCGAGTCAATGAAAAATGTCAAAAAAAGATAACTTAAAAGCTACATTATGTATATGCTAACCTATTATTTAATATGCCTTCCAATAAAGAATGCCTGCCACCATATATGCAAAAAACAATCCAGATAGCTGCTCACTCACAGTATGGAAAACCAACGTCGTGATAAGGAAACTCCATAACCAAACTACCAGCAATGTAATCAACAATATTATAGGGTTGTCCCAAATGATAAAGCGACCCGTCAGTACAACT
Coding sequences within:
- the NCAS0D03150 gene encoding aldo/keto reductase, which gives rise to MGLVKQVRFGNSGLRISPIILGCMTFGSKAWNSWLLEDKEEVFALMKFCYDQGIRTFDTADQYSNGLSERLICEFLKRYSIRRETVVIMSKIFFAVDEAIDVPQNINLADAGVQLDVINQRGLSRKHIMDGVARSVERLGTYIDVLQIHRFDAETPMEETMRALNDVVELGQVRYLGASRMLGTQFAEYQFVAQLNGWHQFINWQSQYNLLYREDEREVIPFAKRHNIALTPFYPNAGGLLARPLGQVSARTKSDDPKVKKLTARDKEIINRVEQLSVEKGVSMAQISLAWLLHKGCYPIVGVNSIQRAQESIDALSLQLSEQDLLFLEEMYEPHKLI